One region of Salvelinus sp. IW2-2015 linkage group LG1, ASM291031v2, whole genome shotgun sequence genomic DNA includes:
- the LOC111982844 gene encoding C-C chemokine receptor type 7-like isoform X2 — MTTESITDYTDYPMDKTDLDYDXWTQQCQKESNRHFRSWFMPTFYSLICFLGLVGNILVIGTYVYFNRLKTGTDVFLLSLSIADLLFAVSLPLWATNSMTEWVLGLFICKAMHTIYKVSFYSGMFLLTSISVDRYFAISKAVSAHRHRSMAVFISKVTSVVIWVMALVFSVPEMSYTNISNKTCTPYTAGSDQVRVAIQVSQMVLGFVLPLLIMAFCYGAIVKTLCQARSFEKNKAIKVIFTLVAVFLLCQVPYNLVLLLTTLDAAKGGSKDCIYDNSLLYASDITQCLAFLRCCLNPFVYAFIGVKFRRDLLKXLKDLGCMRQERFFQYTCGKRSSAAAMETETTTTFSP, encoded by the exons ATGACTACAGAGTCCATCACTGATTACACTGATTACCCCATGGACAAGACTGACTTGGATTATGACTMTTGGACCCAGCAATGCCAGAAGGAATCCAACCGCCACTTCCGCTCCTGGTTCATGCCCACCTTCTACTCCCTCATCTGCTTCCTCGGTCTGGTCGGTAACATCCTGGTGATCGGTACCTACGTCTACTTCAACCGGCTGAAGACYGGGACCGATGTGTTCCTGCTCAGCCTGTCCATCGCTGACCTGCTGTTCGCCGTGTCGCTGCCCCTCTGGGCGACCAACTCCATGACAGAATGGGTGCTGGGCCTGTTCATCTGCAAGGCCATGCACACCATCTATAAGGTCAGCTTCTACAGCGGCATGTTCCTCCTCACCTCAATCAGCGTGGACAG GTACTTCGCCATCTCCAAGGCCGTCTCTGCCCACCGCCACCGCTCCATGGCAGTGTTCATTAGCAAGGTGACCTCTGTGGTCATCTGGGTGATGGCGCTGGTCTTCTCTGTGCCCGAGATGTCCTACACAAACATCAGCAACAAGACCTGCACCCCCTACACCGCCGGCTCAGACCAGGTGCGCGTGGCCATCCAGGTGAGCCAGATGGTCCTGGGGTTTGTTCTGCCGCTCCTAATCATGGCCTTCTGTTACGGCGCCATTGTGAAGACCCTGTGCCAGGCCCGGAGCTTTGAGAAGAACAAGGCCATCAAGGTGATCTTCACTTTGGTGGCGGTTTTCCTGCTCTGCCAGGTGCCCTATAATCTGGTACTGCTGCTGACCACTCTCGACGCGGCTAAGGGGGGCAGCAAGGACTGCATCTACGACAACAGCCTCCTCTACGCCTCTgacatcacccagtgcctggcttTCCTGAGGTGCTGCCTCAACCCCTTTGTGTATGCGTTCATCGGAGTGAAGTTCCGCCGCGACCTCCTGAAGMTGCTGAAGGATCTGGGCTGTATGAGGCAGGAGAGATTTTTCCAGTACACCTGCGGCAAGAGGAGCTCAGCGGCCGCCATGGAAACCGAGACCACAACCACTTTCTCSCCCTAA
- the LOC111982844 gene encoding C-C chemokine receptor type 7-like isoform X1: MTAVKDIRILVPALLIWTXFETCFSQNEKMTTESITDYTDYPMDKTDLDYDXWTQQCQKESNRHFRSWFMPTFYSLICFLGLVGNILVIGTYVYFNRLKTGTDVFLLSLSIADLLFAVSLPLWATNSMTEWVLGLFICKAMHTIYKVSFYSGMFLLTSISVDRYFAISKAVSAHRHRSMAVFISKVTSVVIWVMALVFSVPEMSYTNISNKTCTPYTAGSDQVRVAIQVSQMVLGFVLPLLIMAFCYGAIVKTLCQARSFEKNKAIKVIFTLVAVFLLCQVPYNLVLLLTTLDAAKGGSKDCIYDNSLLYASDITQCLAFLRCCLNPFVYAFIGVKFRRDLLKXLKDLGCMRQERFFQYTCGKRSSAAAMETETTTTFSP, encoded by the exons ATGACCGCTGTCAAAG ATATACGAATCTTAGTACCAGCTCTGCTGATCTGGACCYACTTTGAG ACTTGCTTCTCTCAGAATGAAAAAATGACTACAGAGTCCATCACTGATTACACTGATTACCCCATGGACAAGACTGACTTGGATTATGACTMTTGGACCCAGCAATGCCAGAAGGAATCCAACCGCCACTTCCGCTCCTGGTTCATGCCCACCTTCTACTCCCTCATCTGCTTCCTCGGTCTGGTCGGTAACATCCTGGTGATCGGTACCTACGTCTACTTCAACCGGCTGAAGACYGGGACCGATGTGTTCCTGCTCAGCCTGTCCATCGCTGACCTGCTGTTCGCCGTGTCGCTGCCCCTCTGGGCGACCAACTCCATGACAGAATGGGTGCTGGGCCTGTTCATCTGCAAGGCCATGCACACCATCTATAAGGTCAGCTTCTACAGCGGCATGTTCCTCCTCACCTCAATCAGCGTGGACAG GTACTTCGCCATCTCCAAGGCCGTCTCTGCCCACCGCCACCGCTCCATGGCAGTGTTCATTAGCAAGGTGACCTCTGTGGTCATCTGGGTGATGGCGCTGGTCTTCTCTGTGCCCGAGATGTCCTACACAAACATCAGCAACAAGACCTGCACCCCCTACACCGCCGGCTCAGACCAGGTGCGCGTGGCCATCCAGGTGAGCCAGATGGTCCTGGGGTTTGTTCTGCCGCTCCTAATCATGGCCTTCTGTTACGGCGCCATTGTGAAGACCCTGTGCCAGGCCCGGAGCTTTGAGAAGAACAAGGCCATCAAGGTGATCTTCACTTTGGTGGCGGTTTTCCTGCTCTGCCAGGTGCCCTATAATCTGGTACTGCTGCTGACCACTCTCGACGCGGCTAAGGGGGGCAGCAAGGACTGCATCTACGACAACAGCCTCCTCTACGCCTCTgacatcacccagtgcctggcttTCCTGAGGTGCTGCCTCAACCCCTTTGTGTATGCGTTCATCGGAGTGAAGTTCCGCCGCGACCTCCTGAAGMTGCTGAAGGATCTGGGCTGTATGAGGCAGGAGAGATTTTTCCAGTACACCTGCGGCAAGAGGAGCTCAGCGGCCGCCATGGAAACCGAGACCACAACCACTTTCTCSCCCTAA